Genomic window (Tolypothrix sp. NIES-4075):
GTCATATGGAACGCTCGTATAAATCTAATAAATCTTCCATCCGTAAAACATACTCGGCATCTATCTTGGGAATGCACCATTGTTCCTTTAACCAAGGTTAATGAGCGTTTTTTTTAAATAGGAGCGAACAGTTTCTTTAGAAACCGAATCTACGATGTTTAAACTCACTATGCGCTCTGCTAATAGTTGCATCGAAAGAGCGATTTCTTCCTGATGGTGCTTTAGAACAAGCTGTCGCTTTTCAATAATGCTTCTTGTTGACCATCTAATTTCCGTTGTTTTGGTGGATGAGGGCGGTCTTGTACAGCGCACTTCAATTCCTCCCTCTACGTATCTGGCACGGGTACGCTTAAGGATTGAAACGTGTACTCGTAAGATTTCTGCGATCGCTCTATCAGTTTCTCCGTCACTGGCCATCAAAAGTATGTGGGCGCGGGTAATGCTTCTTGCTTTACTTTTACCTGTTTTGAGAGCGTGATCGCAGTTTATCAACCTCCAAGTCACTTAAATTTACTGTATATTTTTT
Coding sequences:
- a CDS encoding helix-turn-helix domain-containing protein, yielding MTWRLINCDHALKTGKSKARSITRAHILLMASDGETDRAIAEILRVHVSILKRTRARYVEGGIEVRCTRPPSSTKTTEIRWSTRSIIEKRQLVLKHHQEEIALSMQLLAERIVSLNIVDSVSKETVRSYLKKTLINLG